The proteins below are encoded in one region of Salvelinus sp. IW2-2015 unplaced genomic scaffold, ASM291031v2 Un_scaffold2046, whole genome shotgun sequence:
- the LOC112072800 gene encoding hairy/enhancer-of-split related with YRPW motif protein 1, which yields MKRNHDFSSSDSELDENIEVEKESADENGNVSSPLGPMSPSTKTQVNARKRRRGIIEKRRRDRINNSLTELRRLVPSAFEKQGSAKLEKAEILQMTVEHLKMLHAAGGKGYFDAHALATDYRGLGFRECLAETARYLSIIEGLDSADPLRIRLVSHLNSYTSQREALSISGLGHLAWGSAFGSPPSAHLAHLLLRQQHHQHQQGATLQLPRSASNSPPSSSSSTPSSSSPIERAPRSSPHGHAPSRLSGATPLSEPLPPGLNLTVTSSAAVTAKLSPPLSLSSLSTLSAFPFPFSAFPLLSPGTLSPPVHTPSSQASLGKQPYRPWGMEIGAF from the exons ATGAAAAGGAATCACGATTTTAGCTCATCGGACAGCGAGCTGGACGAGAACATTGAGGTTGAGAAGGAGAGTGCCGATGAAAATGG GAATGTGAGTTCACCCCTTGGGCCGATGTCTCCATCAACAAAAACTCAAGTGAATGCGAGGAAGCGCCGTCGAGGA ATCATTGAAAAACGGCGCCGCGACAGAATCAACAACAGCCTCACCGAGCTGCGTAGACTGGTCCCGAGCGCGTTTGAGAAGCAG GGGTCAGCTAAACTGGAGAAAGCAGAGATTCTGCAGATGACGGTGGAACATCTGAAGATGCTTCATGCTGCTGGAGGAAAAG GTTACTTTGATGCCCATGCTCTGGCCACGGACTACCGAGGTCTGGGTTTCAGGGAGTGTCTGGCTGAGACAGCCCGCTACCTGAGCATCATCGAGGGGCTGGACAGCGCTGACCCCCTGAGGATCCGCCTGGTCTCCCACCTGAATAGCTACACGTCCCAGAGAGAGGCCCTCTCCATCTCTGGGCTGGGGCACCTGGCCTGGGGCTCGGCCTTCGGGTCGCCCCCCTCCGCCCACCTGGCCCACCTCCTCCTCCGGCAGCAGCACCATCAACATCAGCAGGGGGCGACGTTACAGTTACCACGGAGCGCCTCCAACAGCCCTccgtcatcctcctcttctactccttcatcctcctctccgaTTGAGAGAGCGCCACGTTCCTCGCCCCATGGCCATGCTCCCAGCAGGCTTAGCGGTGCCACCCCCCTCTCTGAGCCCCTCCCCCCGGGACTGAACCTCACCGTGACCTCCTCAGCCGCCGTGACCGCCaagctctcccctcccctctctctgtcctccctctccaccctgtCGGCGTTCCCCTTCCCCTTCAGTGCCTTCCCCCTGCTGTCCCCCGGCACCCTCAGCCCCCCCGTCCACACCCCCTCCAGCCAAGCCAGCCTGGGGAAGCAGCCCTACCGGCCCTGGGGCATGGAGATAGGGGCTTTCTGA